In Haloarcula sp. H-GB4, a single genomic region encodes these proteins:
- a CDS encoding helix-turn-helix domain-containing protein, with protein MSDSGIRVELSVDTPGACPVASVSDEAGTAVTDVARSSPDADGQVIEEFTATDTDDGEIEAREDMDKVFATGNGTRYQFSRSRTECVCEAVETYDCPVADIRAEGGQLHLTFHVPDVDRVRAIVTRLKELYDGVSLRSMRRNGDVDPVDSILVDRSKLTDRQQEVLETAVEMGYFEYPKGANAGDVAAELDISVSTFAEHLAAAQTKLLDSIVAE; from the coding sequence ATGAGCGACTCCGGCATCAGAGTGGAGCTGTCGGTCGACACCCCCGGGGCCTGTCCAGTGGCGAGCGTCTCAGATGAGGCGGGCACGGCAGTGACCGATGTCGCCCGAAGCAGCCCAGATGCAGACGGGCAAGTCATCGAAGAGTTCACCGCCACGGACACTGACGACGGGGAAATCGAAGCACGGGAAGACATGGACAAAGTGTTCGCGACAGGCAATGGGACGCGCTACCAGTTTTCTCGGTCGCGAACTGAGTGCGTCTGCGAGGCGGTCGAAACATATGACTGTCCGGTCGCGGATATCCGTGCCGAGGGCGGACAGCTCCACCTGACCTTCCACGTTCCCGATGTCGACCGGGTTCGCGCTATCGTGACGCGGCTGAAAGAACTGTATGACGGCGTCTCGCTCCGATCGATGCGGCGGAACGGCGACGTTGACCCGGTGGACTCGATTCTTGTCGACCGAAGTAAACTCACCGACCGGCAGCAAGAAGTGCTCGAAACCGCCGTTGAGATGGGGTACTTCGAGTATCCGAAAGGAGCCAACGCTGGCGACGTGGCGGCGGAACTGGATATCTCTGTCTCGACGTTCGCGGAACACCTCGCCGCCGCCCAGACGAAACTGCTCGACAGCATTGTCGCGGAGTAG
- a CDS encoding DUF2249 domain-containing protein — MSTDHQESVQELDVRDVDGEPFEQIMSALDAVSESEALRLVNSFEPVPLYDVLIKKGYQYDTEQIADEEWHVTIRPE, encoded by the coding sequence ATGAGCACAGATCACCAAGAATCGGTACAGGAACTCGACGTCCGAGATGTCGACGGGGAACCGTTCGAACAGATTATGAGCGCCCTCGACGCTGTCAGCGAAAGCGAGGCGCTCCGGTTGGTGAACAGTTTCGAACCGGTGCCGCTGTACGACGTCCTCATAAAAAAAGGGTACCAGTACGACACGGAACAAATCGCCGACGAAGAGTGGCACGTCACGATCAGGCCGGAGTGA
- a CDS encoding winged helix-turn-helix domain-containing protein produces MEKALWYLLTATRGGANRARIIDALSDRPMNANELADELDVGYKTIRHHMEQLEDHDVVESGDEEYAKLYFLTDRFDNYRDTFEEIVEKMDE; encoded by the coding sequence ATGGAGAAAGCGCTCTGGTATCTGCTGACGGCGACACGCGGCGGTGCCAACCGGGCGCGTATCATCGATGCTCTCTCGGACCGACCGATGAACGCCAACGAACTCGCCGACGAACTCGACGTGGGCTACAAGACGATCAGACATCACATGGAACAGCTAGAGGACCACGACGTGGTCGAATCCGGCGACGAAGAGTACGCCAAACTCTACTTCCTGACCGACCGGTTCGACAACTACCGTGACACCTTCGAAGAAATCGTGGAGAAGATGGACGAATGA
- a CDS encoding pyridoxal phosphate-dependent aminotransferase — MTGFSRRVEQVSISGIREVFEAAGEDAINLGLGQPDFPTPQHAREAAVEAIQAGEVDAYTSNKGTEELREAIAAKHERDNDLDVDPGDIIATSGGSEALHIALEAHVDAGQEVIFPDPGFVSYDALTHLSGGTPRPVPLREDLTMAPEIVEEAITDDTAAFVVNSPANPTGAVQSPEDMREFARIADEHDVLCISDEVYEHQVFEGEHRSPAEFSDTGNVVIVNACSKAYSMTGWRLGWVTGATDRIERMLRVHQYAQACASAPAQYAAEAALTGPQEPVAEMREAFQERRDVLLDGLDEMGLDCPTPKGAFYAMPKVPDGWVDEVIDRGVVVVPGDAFGEHGAGYARISYATDMETLKEAIDIMADATAAVR, encoded by the coding sequence ATGACTGGATTCTCCCGGCGGGTAGAGCAGGTATCGATCTCGGGCATCCGCGAAGTGTTCGAGGCGGCGGGCGAGGACGCTATCAACCTCGGCCTGGGTCAGCCGGACTTCCCGACGCCGCAGCATGCCCGCGAAGCGGCTGTCGAGGCAATTCAGGCGGGAGAGGTCGACGCTTACACGTCGAACAAGGGGACTGAGGAACTCCGAGAAGCCATCGCCGCCAAACACGAGCGGGATAACGACCTCGACGTCGACCCCGGAGACATCATTGCCACGTCGGGTGGGAGCGAGGCGCTGCATATCGCGCTGGAAGCCCACGTTGATGCGGGACAGGAGGTTATCTTCCCAGACCCGGGATTCGTCTCCTACGACGCCCTGACACACCTCTCAGGCGGGACGCCGCGGCCCGTCCCACTGCGCGAGGATCTCACGATGGCCCCCGAGATAGTCGAGGAGGCCATCACCGACGACACGGCGGCGTTCGTCGTGAACTCGCCCGCGAACCCGACCGGGGCAGTGCAGTCCCCCGAGGACATGCGAGAGTTCGCCCGTATCGCCGATGAGCACGACGTACTGTGTATCTCCGACGAGGTGTACGAACACCAGGTGTTCGAGGGCGAGCACCGCTCGCCGGCGGAGTTCAGTGACACGGGCAACGTCGTCATCGTCAACGCCTGCTCGAAGGCGTACTCGATGACTGGCTGGCGGCTCGGCTGGGTCACCGGGGCGACGGACCGCATCGAGCGGATGCTGCGGGTCCACCAGTACGCACAGGCCTGTGCGTCGGCCCCGGCACAGTACGCCGCCGAGGCGGCGCTGACCGGGCCACAGGAGCCCGTCGCGGAGATGCGCGAGGCGTTCCAAGAGCGCCGCGACGTGCTGCTGGATGGCCTCGACGAGATGGGACTGGACTGTCCCACGCCCAAGGGCGCGTTCTACGCGATGCCGAAGGTTCCCGACGGCTGGGTGGACGAGGTCATCGACCGCGGGGTCGTGGTCGTACCCGGCGACGCCTTCGGCGAACACGGCGCTGGCTACGCCCGCATCTCCTACGCGACGGACATGGAGACGCTGAAGGAGGCCATCGACATCATGGCCGACGCGACGGCGGCGGTCCGCTGA